The Chryseobacterium aureum genome contains a region encoding:
- a CDS encoding NUDIX hydrolase yields the protein MYKVFVNEKKLLVSKHPENLEKELRYESFTTLEIALDLLENTSVQELNVYGENLDEIWQEFQKLFRIIEAAGGLVNNPEGKILFIRRLGKWDLPKGKMEKGESREESAVREIEEETGLSDVELVKFINTTYHIYIERNGDKVLKCTHWFEMNFDGEDTSKPQIEEGITEVAWKTTSEIEDEVFPSTFKNIKLIVKEFWDLKK from the coding sequence ATGTATAAAGTTTTTGTGAACGAAAAAAAGCTATTAGTGTCTAAACATCCTGAAAATCTTGAAAAAGAACTTAGGTATGAAAGCTTCACGACTTTAGAAATAGCATTGGATCTTCTGGAGAATACTTCTGTACAGGAACTCAACGTGTACGGAGAAAATCTGGATGAGATCTGGCAGGAGTTTCAAAAGCTTTTCAGAATTATAGAAGCGGCAGGAGGACTGGTAAATAATCCTGAGGGTAAAATTCTTTTTATCAGAAGACTTGGTAAATGGGATCTTCCCAAAGGAAAGATGGAAAAGGGTGAATCCAGAGAAGAATCTGCTGTAAGAGAAATAGAAGAAGAAACAGGGCTTAGTGATGTAGAGCTTGTGAAATTCATCAATACTACTTACCATATTTATATTGAAAGAAATGGTGATAAAGTATTAAAATGTACGCATTGGTTTGAAATGAATTTTGACGGCGAAGACACATCCAAACCACAAATAGAAGAAGGCATTACGGAAGTAGCCTGGAAAACAACCTCTGAAATAGAGGATGAAGTTTTTCCGAGTACTTTTAAAAATATCAAACTGATCGTAAAAGAATTCTGGGATTTGAAGAAATAA
- a CDS encoding SRPBCC family protein, with product MNLEGRKIIVNKSSKELSELLKSPENYKDFMPDGLQKFETRDNGFKFGLQGMPEIALKIDEVDDQKAVLKSASSSLDFSLTATLNPINDNQTEVQMLFEGKFNPFIKMMVEKPLQNFINTLTDKIEAYK from the coding sequence ATGAATTTAGAAGGACGAAAGATTATTGTCAATAAATCATCTAAAGAGCTTAGCGAGCTGTTAAAATCTCCTGAAAATTATAAGGATTTTATGCCGGATGGGCTTCAGAAGTTTGAAACCAGAGATAACGGATTTAAATTCGGATTACAGGGAATGCCGGAAATTGCTTTAAAGATAGACGAGGTAGATGACCAGAAAGCCGTTTTAAAATCTGCAAGCTCTAGTTTAGATTTTTCATTAACGGCAACTTTAAATCCAATTAATGATAACCAGACTGAAGTTCAGATGTTGTTTGAAGGGAAATTCAACCCGTTCATCAAAATGATGGTAGAAAAGCCGTTACAGAACTTTATCAATACGCTTACCGATAAAATCGAAGCTTATAAATAA
- a CDS encoding anhydro-N-acetylmuramic acid kinase has translation MKALAIGLMSGTSLDGLDICLAAFEKQDKWNFTILKAETLPYSEDWENRLRNSIHLSAEDLLALHSDYGFYLGQQVKEFINQHQLENISLIASHGHTVFHQPKKKFTLQIGDGRAIKLKTGLPVIYDFRSQDVLMNGNGAPLVPIGDELLFSQYSACLNLGGFSNISLQSGGKRIAFDIAPVNIVLNYLAQKLHKTFDENGELAEKGKINGTLLNQLNALDFYQYAHPKSLGIEWCNEHIFPALENSDPLDALATFTEHTAQQIANVINQYTIKDILVTGGGAYNTFLIEKIRAKTVSEVIIPEKEIINYKEALIFAFMGVLRMNNEINVLASATGSTHNHCSGVIA, from the coding sequence ATGAAAGCGCTGGCTATTGGATTGATGTCCGGGACAAGTCTGGACGGTTTGGATATCTGTCTTGCTGCATTTGAAAAGCAGGATAAATGGAACTTTACCATCCTGAAAGCTGAGACCCTTCCCTATTCTGAAGATTGGGAAAACAGGCTCAGAAATTCTATCCACCTTTCTGCTGAAGATTTACTGGCACTGCATTCCGATTACGGTTTTTACCTGGGACAGCAGGTTAAGGAATTTATCAATCAGCATCAGCTTGAAAATATCAGTCTGATTGCATCTCATGGACACACCGTTTTTCATCAGCCAAAGAAAAAATTTACCCTTCAGATTGGTGACGGCAGAGCCATTAAATTGAAAACCGGATTGCCTGTCATCTATGATTTCAGAAGTCAGGATGTCCTGATGAACGGAAATGGGGCACCATTGGTCCCGATAGGTGATGAGTTGCTTTTTTCACAGTACAGCGCCTGTCTGAACCTTGGCGGATTTTCTAATATTTCTTTACAGTCAGGCGGAAAAAGAATTGCTTTCGATATCGCTCCGGTAAATATTGTTCTGAATTATTTAGCCCAAAAGCTTCATAAAACCTTTGATGAAAATGGCGAACTTGCGGAAAAGGGAAAAATAAACGGAACGTTGCTGAATCAACTGAATGCTTTGGATTTCTACCAATATGCACATCCGAAATCTTTAGGGATAGAATGGTGTAATGAGCATATCTTTCCGGCTCTTGAAAATAGTGATCCTCTGGATGCTCTTGCTACTTTTACAGAACACACTGCCCAGCAGATTGCCAATGTGATCAATCAGTATACTATAAAGGATATTCTTGTTACCGGAGGAGGTGCTTACAATACTTTTTTAATTGAAAAAATTAGGGCAAAGACAGTCTCTGAGGTTATTATTCCTGAAAAAGAAATCATCAATTATAAAGAAGCGCTGATTTTCGCTTTCATGGGGGTTCTCAGAATGAATAATGAGATCAATGTGCTGGCTTCTGCAACGGGAAGCACCCATAATCACTGCTCCGGCGTCATCGCATAA
- the lptC gene encoding LPS export ABC transporter periplasmic protein LptC, with amino-acid sequence MNFSEKISYKNIACLFSCAIFFILTSCEEDLTKRNGSQSKNFPSQIINNANIIQRDSGFVTLKAKAPIIEKYELIDSPYVVARKGIDIEFFDKKKPKVPGRITAKYARIFEYKKFYEAKGDVRIKTNEGQRFAMQSIYWDQKKNRIYTKDTVYVTMEDGSTLVGANGMTAKDDFSEYTFYNNSGDFSSKRISENKK; translated from the coding sequence ATGAATTTTTCAGAAAAAATATCATATAAAAATATAGCATGCCTTTTTAGTTGTGCTATATTTTTTATATTGACATCCTGTGAGGAGGATCTTACCAAAAGAAATGGCAGCCAAAGCAAGAATTTCCCTTCACAGATCATCAACAACGCGAATATTATACAGCGTGACTCCGGCTTTGTCACTTTAAAAGCCAAAGCTCCCATCATAGAAAAATATGAGCTGATCGACAGCCCTTATGTGGTGGCCAGAAAAGGAATAGACATTGAGTTTTTTGATAAAAAGAAACCTAAAGTTCCGGGAAGGATTACGGCCAAATACGCCCGTATTTTTGAATATAAAAAATTCTATGAAGCCAAAGGTGATGTAAGAATAAAAACCAATGAAGGACAGAGGTTTGCCATGCAGAGTATTTACTGGGATCAGAAAAAGAACAGAATCTATACTAAAGATACAGTATACGTCACCATGGAAGACGGCTCTACTTTGGTAGGCGCTAACGGAATGACGGCAAAAGACGATTTTTCAGAATATACCTTTTATAACAACTCAGGAGATTTCAGTTCGAAAAGAATTTCTGAGAATAAAAAATAA
- the mdlD gene encoding NAD(P)-dependent benzaldehyde dehydrogenase MdlD: MDKDLEQKIKGIFQQQKAFFKTNQTKDIEFRKAQLRKFREVFLQHTDALCEALATDLGKSRKEAEYVEIQIVISELDDMLENIDEWIKPTPALSKPHPTGAEVESKITYQPYGVTYIIGPFNYPVQLTFSPLIGALISGNTAIIKPSENTPHVAQVLEDIVKASFDESYVAVIQGGIEENTLLLSLPFDYIFFTGSPNVGKIVMKAAAEQLIPVTLELGGKSPTIVHKDADLDKAVARISYGKWINCGQTCVAPDYIYIHESVKEAFIEKFKANLDSTYEGNSLGKIGKIVSQNQIRHLAGYLEAAPEKVIYGGNYDLETRHFEATVMDDISWDDQVMQQEIFGPILPIMTYTDIEEALEEINSRPKPLALYVFSEDQKFADYVLDHTTSGDAEINSTIIHVGSHYLPFGGVGTSGMGKYHGKFSFECFSHSRSVLQVK, from the coding sequence ATGGATAAAGACCTGGAACAAAAAATTAAGGGCATCTTTCAACAGCAGAAAGCCTTTTTCAAAACCAATCAGACAAAAGATATTGAATTCCGAAAAGCGCAGTTAAGAAAATTCCGCGAAGTTTTTTTACAGCATACGGATGCTCTTTGCGAGGCTTTGGCTACCGATTTAGGGAAAAGCAGAAAAGAGGCGGAATATGTAGAAATTCAGATTGTGATCAGCGAACTTGATGATATGCTGGAAAATATTGATGAATGGATAAAACCTACTCCCGCTCTTTCAAAACCGCATCCCACTGGAGCTGAGGTTGAAAGTAAAATAACCTATCAGCCTTACGGGGTTACTTATATTATAGGCCCTTTCAATTATCCTGTTCAGCTGACATTCAGCCCGCTTATCGGAGCTTTGATTTCCGGAAATACAGCCATCATAAAACCTTCTGAAAATACACCCCATGTGGCGCAGGTTCTTGAAGATATTGTAAAAGCCTCTTTTGATGAATCTTATGTAGCGGTTATTCAGGGGGGTATTGAAGAGAATACCCTATTATTAAGCCTGCCTTTTGATTACATTTTCTTCACAGGAAGTCCGAATGTGGGAAAAATCGTTATGAAAGCCGCTGCTGAACAGTTAATTCCGGTGACCCTTGAACTTGGAGGCAAGTCTCCTACCATTGTTCATAAAGATGCGGATCTGGATAAAGCAGTGGCGAGAATCTCTTATGGAAAATGGATCAACTGCGGACAAACCTGTGTGGCTCCGGACTATATTTATATCCATGAGTCTGTGAAAGAGGCATTTATTGAAAAATTCAAAGCTAACCTGGACAGTACCTATGAAGGGAATTCTCTTGGGAAAATAGGAAAAATTGTTAGCCAGAATCAGATCAGACATCTTGCAGGTTATCTGGAAGCAGCCCCGGAAAAAGTAATCTACGGTGGGAATTATGATCTTGAAACACGCCATTTTGAAGCTACTGTAATGGATGATATTAGCTGGGATGATCAGGTGATGCAGCAGGAGATCTTCGGACCTATTCTTCCCATTATGACGTATACTGATATTGAAGAAGCGCTGGAAGAGATTAACAGCCGTCCAAAGCCTTTGGCTCTTTATGTATTTTCAGAAGACCAGAAGTTTGCAGATTATGTTTTAGACCATACTACCAGCGGTGATGCAGAAATCAACAGTACTATTATTCACGTAGGATCACATTATTTACCTTTTGGAGGCGTAGGAACTTCCGGAATGGGAAAATATCACGGAAAATTCAGCTTCGAGTGTTTTAGCCACAGCCGTTCTGTTCTTCAGGTGAAATAA
- a CDS encoding DNA polymerase III subunit, giving the protein MNWENIAGHTNLKKLLRESIAENRVSHAQLFVGKEGYGTLPVVLAYAREILSRENEHAAAKVEHLNHLDLHFSFPVFTDNKNSLSKNKFDEFREMILASPYASYDDWTAFLESENKQLFISADEIDDQNQKFSLKSYEGGTKILIVWRADKMNTAASNKFLKFLEEPPAKTIILLTAESTNDILPTILSRTQIVEIPRIHDEDIENHLKRNFSVSEEKAKEVVHEAQGDLNQAIKLLSSGDKSNEFEKLFVQWVRDAFMVKKKPEYLRSIIVWAREIAGWNREKQKNFLNYCSEIFRLALLQNYQSENLVYKKIDANGFNWAGFSKFISGANIESILEEINTADLHLTRNGNPKIVWTDLGIKLSRYIHKSA; this is encoded by the coding sequence ATGAATTGGGAGAATATCGCCGGACATACAAATCTGAAAAAACTTCTTAGGGAAAGCATTGCCGAAAACAGGGTGAGCCATGCCCAGCTTTTTGTAGGAAAAGAGGGATACGGAACACTGCCTGTGGTTCTGGCATATGCCAGAGAGATTCTAAGCCGGGAAAACGAACACGCGGCAGCAAAAGTAGAGCATCTCAATCACCTGGATCTGCATTTCAGTTTCCCTGTTTTTACGGATAATAAAAATTCATTAAGTAAGAATAAATTTGATGAGTTCAGAGAAATGATTTTAGCTTCACCTTATGCAAGCTATGATGACTGGACAGCGTTTTTAGAGTCAGAAAATAAGCAGTTATTTATTTCTGCTGATGAGATTGACGATCAGAACCAGAAATTTTCTTTAAAAAGCTATGAAGGCGGAACCAAAATCCTGATTGTCTGGAGAGCGGATAAAATGAATACCGCTGCTTCAAACAAATTTTTAAAATTTTTGGAAGAACCGCCGGCAAAAACAATCATTCTTTTAACAGCAGAAAGCACCAATGATATTCTTCCTACCATTCTTTCCAGAACACAGATTGTAGAGATCCCGAGAATCCATGATGAAGACATTGAAAACCATCTCAAAAGGAATTTTTCTGTATCAGAAGAGAAAGCAAAGGAAGTCGTTCACGAAGCGCAGGGAGACCTTAACCAAGCCATAAAACTCTTGAGTTCCGGGGACAAAAGCAACGAATTTGAAAAGCTTTTTGTACAATGGGTGAGGGATGCCTTTATGGTGAAAAAGAAACCGGAATACCTCAGAAGCATTATTGTCTGGGCAAGGGAAATTGCCGGATGGAACAGGGAAAAGCAAAAAAACTTCCTGAACTATTGCTCTGAAATTTTCAGACTTGCATTGCTTCAGAATTATCAGTCCGAAAATCTGGTCTACAAAAAGATTGATGCCAACGGATTCAATTGGGCGGGATTTTCCAAATTCATCAGTGGAGCTAATATTGAGAGCATTCTGGAAGAAATCAATACGGCTGATCTTCACCTTACCAGAAACGGAAACCCCAAAATTGTCTGGACCGATCTGGGCATAAAATTATCAAGATACATCCACAAAAGTGCATAA
- a CDS encoding TetR/AcrR family transcriptional regulator — translation MISKEENIIFAAEKLFAEKGFEGTSTREIAKEANVNISMISYYFGSKEKLYEKLVEYRMNEGQFFSKDLLGRTDINEWQKIEKVIDQFSNKIRTQKCFYRIMQREQLHTQNPQIVEFLKQIKMGFLSMYSQILESGLKNGIFTKNPPIYLLHSTVSGTLFYAFNAKEMYKEFLKETEDEEAFDERYYTELNKHIKYLLKDLLGYEENK, via the coding sequence ATGATTTCAAAAGAAGAAAATATAATATTCGCAGCCGAGAAGCTTTTTGCTGAAAAGGGGTTCGAAGGAACTTCCACCCGGGAAATTGCAAAGGAGGCCAATGTAAATATCTCTATGATCTCATATTATTTTGGCTCTAAGGAAAAACTTTATGAGAAATTAGTGGAATACAGAATGAATGAAGGTCAGTTTTTTTCAAAAGATCTTTTGGGAAGAACCGATATCAATGAATGGCAGAAGATTGAGAAAGTGATTGATCAGTTTTCTAACAAGATCAGAACTCAGAAATGCTTTTACAGGATTATGCAGAGAGAGCAGCTGCATACTCAGAATCCTCAGATTGTAGAATTCCTGAAGCAAATCAAAATGGGATTTCTTTCCATGTATTCCCAAATATTGGAAAGTGGTCTTAAAAATGGAATTTTTACCAAAAACCCACCCATTTACCTGCTTCATTCTACAGTAAGCGGAACGTTATTCTATGCTTTCAATGCGAAAGAAATGTATAAAGAGTTCCTGAAAGAAACAGAGGATGAGGAAGCTTTTGATGAAAGATACTATACAGAACTTAATAAACACATTAAATACTTATTAAAAGACCTTTTAGGTTATGAAGAGAATAAATAA
- a CDS encoding TolC family protein — MKRINNSVIALSLFVGIANANAQEKKTLSLDEAVQLGIQNSKNLKIDAAKIEEATADLLEAKNRQLPELKVSGSYMYLPIKPNVDIKLPGLSGGAGGPEVHQVVYGSANLSVPIYSGGRIKYGIQSAKYLVEASKLSTENDKIAIAYNVAQAYNNLFKANQSIKVFEENLAASQKRDETFLKMENNGLIARNDRLKANLQTSNIELQLLEAKNNYNIANINMDLLLGLPETTELTVDENYIEEGSDVKPVDFYISEARENRKDLQALAQQRKAAELGSKAAKAENLPSIAFTGGYVAADIPKFLTVYNAINVGIGVSYNLSNLWKENSSLRQSQAREKQLAATDELLNDNIKLDVNREYQNTDYSKKRIAVFEKSAEQANENYRITKNKYDNGLATMTELLDADAAQIAANVGVINAKADAALAYRKLLQTTGTLTIK, encoded by the coding sequence ATGAAGAGAATAAATAACTCAGTGATTGCATTATCACTATTCGTAGGAATAGCAAATGCAAATGCTCAGGAGAAAAAAACACTTTCTCTTGACGAAGCTGTGCAGCTGGGAATCCAGAACAGCAAGAATCTCAAGATCGATGCAGCCAAGATCGAAGAGGCTACAGCTGATCTTTTGGAAGCGAAGAACAGACAGTTACCGGAGCTGAAAGTATCCGGAAGCTATATGTATCTTCCGATAAAACCGAATGTTGATATCAAACTTCCGGGTCTTTCCGGGGGAGCAGGAGGCCCTGAAGTCCACCAGGTAGTGTACGGTTCAGCTAACCTAAGCGTTCCTATTTATAGCGGGGGAAGAATCAAATACGGTATTCAGTCTGCGAAATATCTAGTAGAAGCCTCTAAGCTAAGCACTGAGAACGATAAGATTGCGATTGCTTATAACGTTGCCCAGGCTTATAATAACTTATTTAAAGCCAACCAATCCATCAAAGTTTTTGAAGAGAACCTTGCTGCATCTCAGAAAAGAGATGAAACCTTCCTAAAAATGGAAAACAATGGTTTGATTGCAAGAAATGACAGATTAAAAGCCAATCTTCAGACCTCAAATATTGAACTTCAATTGCTGGAAGCTAAAAATAATTACAATATTGCCAATATCAATATGGACTTATTGCTTGGGCTTCCTGAAACCACAGAACTTACAGTGGATGAAAATTATATTGAAGAAGGATCAGACGTAAAACCTGTGGATTTCTATATTTCTGAAGCCAGAGAAAACCGTAAAGATTTACAGGCTTTGGCACAACAGAGAAAAGCAGCTGAACTGGGATCAAAAGCAGCAAAAGCAGAAAATCTTCCTTCCATTGCATTTACAGGAGGTTATGTAGCGGCTGATATTCCTAAATTTCTTACCGTATACAATGCCATCAACGTAGGAATTGGTGTTTCTTATAACTTATCCAACCTGTGGAAAGAAAACTCTTCACTGAGACAGTCTCAGGCAAGAGAAAAACAGCTTGCTGCTACCGATGAATTATTGAATGATAACATTAAGCTTGACGTAAACAGAGAATACCAGAATACAGACTACTCAAAAAAGAGAATCGCTGTTTTCGAAAAATCTGCTGAGCAGGCGAATGAAAATTACAGAATCACAAAAAATAAATACGATAACGGTCTTGCAACCATGACTGAATTACTGGATGCAGACGCAGCTCAGATCGCAGCAAACGTAGGCGTAATCAATGCTAAGGCAGATGCTGCATTGGCATACAGAAAACTATTACAGACAACAGGAACTTTAACAATTAAATAA
- a CDS encoding HlyD family secretion protein encodes MENNNTQAAEPKKKKSLVFPIILAAVVIGGGIYGYRAYTYGQYHEETDDAQIASNMAPVISKISGYVAQVKVKDNQFVKKGDTLVILDNRDQKMALEQAQAALSTAKSNISNAEATTTATSKNIGSSEAAVVTANAQIEAAKVNVWKTSQDLKRYANLVKDHSITEQQYEQALAAKQSADRQLQVLVDQRNQIAQQTHIASSQTAASSQQISVAGSVAKQREVDVENAKLNLSYTVILAPEDGYVGKVPTQAGQYLQAGAQLFALVKNDQKWVVANFKETQVDKMVEGQKVKIEIDAFPDQEFEGVVSSFSPATGATFSILPPDNASGNFVKVVQRLPVKIDFVNLDKNISKRLRTGMNVKAEVALK; translated from the coding sequence ATGGAAAATAATAATACACAGGCAGCTGAACCTAAAAAGAAAAAAAGTTTAGTTTTTCCTATCATTTTAGCGGCAGTAGTAATCGGAGGAGGTATCTATGGTTACAGAGCCTATACTTACGGACAGTACCATGAAGAGACAGATGATGCTCAGATTGCCTCCAATATGGCACCGGTAATTTCTAAAATTTCAGGATACGTAGCTCAGGTAAAAGTAAAAGACAACCAGTTTGTAAAGAAAGGAGATACGTTGGTAATTTTGGATAACAGAGATCAGAAAATGGCACTTGAACAGGCTCAGGCAGCATTATCTACAGCTAAAAGTAATATCTCCAATGCAGAAGCTACCACTACGGCTACTTCAAAAAATATAGGTTCGTCTGAAGCGGCAGTAGTCACTGCCAATGCTCAGATTGAAGCCGCAAAGGTAAATGTCTGGAAAACTTCTCAGGATCTGAAGAGATATGCCAATCTCGTAAAGGACCATTCTATTACAGAGCAGCAATATGAGCAGGCTTTGGCTGCAAAACAATCAGCAGACAGACAGTTACAGGTTTTAGTGGATCAGAGAAATCAAATTGCTCAGCAAACGCATATTGCATCTTCTCAAACGGCTGCAAGTTCACAACAAATCAGTGTTGCAGGATCTGTAGCTAAGCAAAGAGAAGTAGACGTAGAAAATGCAAAATTGAATTTGTCATATACCGTAATCCTTGCACCAGAAGACGGTTACGTAGGAAAAGTACCTACACAGGCAGGTCAGTACCTACAGGCAGGAGCACAGTTATTTGCTTTGGTTAAAAACGATCAGAAATGGGTTGTGGCGAACTTTAAGGAAACTCAGGTAGACAAAATGGTAGAAGGGCAAAAAGTGAAAATTGAAATTGACGCTTTCCCTGATCAGGAATTTGAAGGAGTGGTAAGCTCATTCTCTCCGGCTACAGGAGCTACTTTCTCTATTCTTCCTCCGGATAATGCGAGTGGTAACTTCGTAAAAGTAGTTCAGAGACTGCCTGTAAAAATCGATTTTGTAAATCTCGACAAGAATATTTCCAAAAGATTAAGAACAGGAATGAACGTGAAGGCTGAGGTTGCTTTGAAATAA
- a CDS encoding DHA2 family efflux MFS transporter permease subunit, whose product MQDSLVEYGARRVIITITAILCALLEIVDSTIVNVALNEMKGNLGATLSEVGWVITAYAIGNVIIVPMTSWLSQQFGRRNYFAASIIIFTVFSFLCGNATNIWELVFFRLMQGIGGGALLVTSQTIITESYPIEKRSMAQAIYGLGVIIGPTLGPPLGGYIVDNFSWPYIFYINIPIGIAATLMTLQFVRSPKYAEKRKASDVDWVGIGLLAVTVGSLQFILERGHEEDWFESGMIVAFTIAAVLGFILFLWRELTFKYPIVELRVLKNSNLRIGTMMSFVLGFGLYGSTFIVPLYTQSILGWTALQSGALMIPAALTTAFMMPIIGRLLAKGAKQQILVSLGLFIFFVYSFWGYKILTPDTSKDAFFWMLIVRGAGLGLLFIPITSLSLSTLKGQEIGQGAAFTGMMRQLGGSFGIAAITTFIANAGQKYRNNLISHLDENSFDVQQRLAALKANFIAKGMTPDAAMNAAYKMLDLSVTKQATVLSYMDVFLYLGIVFLICIPFILLVNERKSKEKIDLSEAMH is encoded by the coding sequence ATGCAAGATTCATTAGTAGAATATGGAGCGCGAAGAGTGATCATTACGATTACTGCTATCCTTTGTGCCCTTCTTGAAATTGTAGACTCCACGATTGTCAATGTTGCCTTGAATGAAATGAAGGGGAATCTTGGAGCTACGCTTTCAGAAGTAGGGTGGGTGATTACGGCGTATGCCATCGGGAACGTTATTATAGTTCCGATGACGAGCTGGCTTTCACAGCAGTTTGGGCGTAGAAATTACTTTGCGGCATCCATCATTATATTCACCGTATTTTCATTCTTATGTGGAAATGCAACCAATATCTGGGAACTCGTGTTCTTCAGACTGATGCAGGGAATCGGGGGAGGAGCCTTACTGGTAACTTCACAGACGATCATTACGGAATCTTATCCGATAGAAAAAAGAAGTATGGCTCAGGCTATTTATGGTCTGGGAGTCATTATCGGGCCTACATTAGGACCACCTCTTGGAGGGTATATCGTAGATAACTTCAGCTGGCCGTATATTTTCTATATTAATATTCCGATTGGGATTGCAGCCACTTTAATGACGCTGCAGTTTGTAAGAAGTCCGAAATATGCTGAAAAACGTAAAGCTTCAGATGTTGACTGGGTCGGGATCGGTCTACTGGCCGTGACGGTAGGTTCATTACAGTTCATTCTGGAAAGAGGACATGAAGAAGACTGGTTTGAAAGCGGAATGATTGTAGCCTTTACAATAGCTGCTGTTTTAGGGTTTATCTTATTCCTCTGGAGGGAACTTACCTTTAAATACCCGATTGTTGAGCTAAGAGTACTTAAAAACAGCAACCTGAGAATCGGAACAATGATGTCATTCGTGCTGGGATTTGGATTATATGGTTCCACTTTTATTGTTCCTCTTTACACCCAGAGTATTTTAGGATGGACGGCACTTCAGTCAGGAGCACTGATGATTCCTGCAGCATTAACGACAGCTTTCATGATGCCTATTATCGGAAGACTATTGGCTAAAGGGGCAAAGCAGCAGATTCTGGTGTCATTAGGACTTTTCATCTTCTTTGTTTATAGTTTCTGGGGATACAAAATTCTGACACCGGATACCAGCAAAGATGCCTTTTTCTGGATGCTGATTGTAAGAGGAGCAGGTTTGGGATTATTGTTTATTCCCATCACTTCCTTATCATTAAGTACATTGAAAGGGCAGGAGATTGGTCAGGGAGCAGCGTTTACAGGGATGATGAGACAGCTGGGAGGATCTTTCGGGATTGCAGCCATCACCACCTTTATTGCCAACGCAGGACAGAAATACAGGAATAATCTGATTTCCCATCTGGATGAAAACAGTTTTGATGTACAGCAAAGACTTGCCGCTCTTAAAGCTAACTTTATAGCAAAAGGAATGACTCCTGACGCCGCAATGAATGCCGCATATAAAATGCTTGATCTGTCCGTAACCAAACAGGCAACGGTTTTATCCTATATGGATGTATTTCTTTACCTTGGAATCGTATTCCTGATATGTATTCCGTTTATCTTACTCGTAAATGAAAGAAAGAGCAAAGAAAAAATAGATTTGAGTGAAGCCATGCACTAA